ATATTTTTTAGACGAACTGCGGACATAAATAATTAATCACTTCAATACATTTATAATTACACAACATAACATCCATAATTATACAACACAATATTTACAATTATACAATCAGAATAGATTGAAACAGGTCACAGAAAAAGAGAAAAAAATTAAATCATAAACTATTCAAATAAAAAGAAAAATTTAGCGGGCCCGAGGGGATTTGAACCCCCGACCACCTGATTAAAAGTCAGGCGCTCTGCCTAACTGAGCTACAGGCCCAATTTATAGAACAAATACTTCTGAGAAAGTTTTTCCCGGGCGTAAACAGAGTTAATTTACTGCCTTACAGCTGAAGTAAACCTTCCCATTAACATTATCACTTATATGAGATAATAATTTTGATTTGAGCCTGAATATTGACACTTATTATTCACCCTTAATTTACTGAATCATTCCCGGTAATATCCGTATCCTCCACCTTCCATTCCGGTTTTCTTACAGAATATATCAGGAGCGGAACTGAGATTATAACAATCATGCCAGAGAACATTGAAGCGGCATAGATCAATTCATATCCGGAGGAAATATTCTCCGGATTAAAGAAGGTTACAGTCTCCATGAACAGTATTGTAATTATTCCAAGTATCACTGCAATACCAAAGAGGACTTTCTTTGCCCTTGTGTGGTAATTGTTTGCCTCAAACAATCGTTTTCTGCTCATAATTGCCGAGGCCATCAGTATAAGATAAGCTGCCAGGTAAATGTGTGTCAGAAGGGAGAGCATAACCCAGTATGCTGAGTTCACACCCGGAATCAGGGCAAATATAAGGCAGAATACTGTAACTATAACTGCCTGAACTATTAATGTGTGTGCCGGAATTTCGTTATCATTTATGTACTGCATAAATGGAGGAAGTGTCCCTCTCCTTGCAGTGAGTGTCAGCCCTCTTGCAGGGGCTAAAATCCACGAATTTATCTCACCAATGGTCCCAAACATTATCAAAAGAATTACAACAAGGAGTATCCATCCTGCATTCATCTCATTAAAGAGCATCTCCAGAGCCTGCAACAGTCCGTTTACAAAACTTATATTCCCGGCCGGAATTACGGTTGCAATGGAGAGAGAACAGAGAATGTTAATCAGAACACAGAATAAACCGCCGATTACAAGGGTTGGAAGATAATTTTTAGCTGCATTTTTTAGATCACCCAGATGGGCTGCTGAGGCTTCTATGCCAAAGAACGGGTTTACAAACGCTGCAATCATTGAAAGGGCTGCAAGGGATGAGAGATCAGGAACAATGTTGTCATACGTGAATGAGAGATCAGTCTGGGGCAGATGTCCGGTTGCGAGATGTAAAACCGCCATTGAAATTATCACCAGTGCAGGTATGAATACCCCGGATATGACACAGAATGTGCTTATCTTTGCAGAAACCTTCAGCCCTCTCATGCTGATTAAAGTCGCAGACCAGAAGAAAATGAGGGAAACTGCAAGAATATAGAGCTTGTTCTCCGATAATTCGGGTGAGAAGAGATAGGCTATTGCTCCGGATATGAAACTTAAGAGGAGAACAGATACAATAATCAGGTGCATCCACTGGATAAATATCGCAGTAAATCCCCATCTCTCACCAAATGACTCCTTCACCCAGGCATAAAGTCCTCCTTCAACCGGAAAAGCACAGCCAAACATCTTCAGGACAAGGGTCATTGGCAGGAGAAATCCGGCTGTGGTGATCGCAAAATAAAAGAGTATATTCATGCCCGTTACTGCCTGTGAAGGCAGACTTCTGAGACTGATCATTATTGAGGCTGTGATCATTGCAAAAGTAAAAAAACCAAGCCTGTATTTATTGGAAGATTCCGGCACTTAACTGAGGTATAAGCACTATTGCAGATAAATCATTTGTTTTTAACCGAAAAATTCGGCTATATAATAATCACCGGAATAAACAATAAAAAATCACCGGACTGTCCCCCCTCTCAGAAATAATCAGAAGTAATTAATTTATATTATGATGTTCAATTACAGATCTAAAACGCCTGATATTTTGGGGATGTACGAATAGGTAATCTTTTTTTGAACTCATATTTTTCAGCCCCCAACAGGCTTAAATCTGGTGAAGGTTATGAGAATTGGGGTATATTTAATTGTAATTTTATTATTTACAGCAGCATTTGCAGGAGCAGCATCCGCAATAGGTGTCATTTATGTCGGCTATGACAAGGCCGATATTTCATGGTCACAGTATGTTGGCGATGACTTTGGAAAATACAGGATTTATGCCGACTCATCGCCTGTTGCTACCATATATGAGCAGTCTGAGACAACCTGCCGTGCAGAAGGCCTGACAACGGACTGGGTGTACACTTTTGAGGTTGAGTCATATGATGACAAAGATAACCTGAAAAGTACTGATTCAAAAGATATTCACACAGGACAGGTGCAGGGAACTCTAAGACTTGGAGATGATAACTGGGACGGCATAGATGTCAATTTGACGGGCGACATTGATCTGTATGGCCACGAACTATATATAAGAAATTCAAAGGTTTTTTCAGGGCCTACCGGAAATTCCATTTATTATCCGGAGATTATCAAGGGCCAGGGCGATCTGACAGTTATGGATTCTTCATTTACAAACGTCACATTTGATGTCACTCTGAATGACAGCTTCCTTTCCGGAATGTCAGCAAACCAGGATATAAAATTCCGCTGCAGTGAGAAGACATTTACAAATATCACATCAGAAGGGACATATAACAACAAACCGGTTTCACTCTGGGTAATCGGGGATTCAAACACATTCCATGACTGTGGAGGGTTCATAAAAGTCGAAGGTGACAACAACCGCCTGGAGGATAACAACTGTAAGATAATTCAGGTGAGCGGTGAATCTCCGGTTATAACCGGAAATACAGTCAGCAACTCAGATTATGACGATTATTCAGGAATTTATACCGGAAATGGCAACAATTCTGTAATTACAAAGAATACCATCTCCGGAATAAAAGGAACCGGTATTGAGCTTTACACTGACAAAAATCCTCTGATAGTGGATAATGTGATAAGTGACTGCAGGGATCGCGGAATATATATCAGTTCACCTTACCTGGAAGAGATCATTAATCTAACCCTGATAAACAACACTGTCAGCCGGACAGGATTACAGGGTTTCTGGGGATGGGACCCCATAATGGGCGGAGAATTATCACACAACTCGTTCCTGAACACCGGAAATGTCGGCATTCAGGCAGACGGAATTGGACTTTTGGTTAATGAAAACCGTTTTTTTAACTGTAGTTATGCCGGTATGACTATTAATGCTGTCAGTTCGGAATTCAACGGAAATTATGCCGACGATTCAACAATGGGGATCTATGATAACGGCTGGTGGGGAACTGCCGGATATAACACAGTCAAAGATAATATAATCACAAACGGTCCGGAGGGATATACCGCTCTTGATCTGGTATCAGACAACAGTACTGTCATTAATAATACAGTATCCTGGTGCGATTACGGTGCAGAGTGTGAGGGGTATAATATAACTGTCACTGATAATACTTTCATAAATAATGAAGTATACGGTCTGTCTCTCGACAGACTGAATATGAGCAATGTCTCTAAAAATGAGTTCATAAATAATTCCCGGAAGAACCCTGACGCATCAGTGCATCATACATACTGCAGCAATGTCACATTCTCTGACAACACAATTGACAAAGGGTACAGAGGAATTTATGTTGAATATTCCGGTAACGGAAACATAATTGAGAGAAATACAATCCTAAACACCACCGGTATTGCTGTAAGCAAATCCAAAGAAGGAGAATATCCATTATACCGTGGACTGTCTGATCTTGTAATCCGGGATAATGACATTAAAGGGACTTTGGAAGCTGACAGAACAGGGATGAGTGTTGGTCTGGTTGACGGGGTTACGGTCACTGATAATCAGATCAGCAGTATAGGGAAAGGAATTACTCTGCAAAACGTAAACAAAACCACAATCAGAAATAACAATATCACAAAAGCAACCGTATCCGGAATTCAGTTTAATTACCACTACTCTGAAGATTATGGAGGATGTTATCTCAATGAAATCTCCGGCAACTCGATTGAATCAAAGAATACCGGAATTGAAATTTTTGCAAAGAATACAACCGTCACGTCCAATACTGTAACAGGATATACCCAGAGAGGAATATCACTCACAATGGGCGTGGGGACAAACATCAGCAGTAACATACTGAAGAAGAATACATCCTACAACCCATGGGACTTATACATCGAAACTGAAGAAGGTCTGTTCCAGGGCACCCTGACACTTGACTCCAATACCATAGGCGTTTCAAACCCGACAAACCTCACATTCTCCAATATCTCTGACAGGTTTGCGGTTATGAGCGTTGAAGATCCTCCCGAACCGCCCAAACCTCCGGAATACAACACAACCAGGACCTCAATCGGAAAGTGGGCACAGGTGTACAACCTGAGCACTGAACTTGAACTTGACATAGAATTTCACTATACAGATGAGGATATTGAAGGCTATAACGAGAGTTCACTGTGGGTCTGGAAGCACAACGGAACAGTCTGGGATGAGGGGGCCACCGATGACTGGGAGAGCTGGGACAAAAATCACTGGCTGGACACTGACAGGAATATTGTCGGGGTGAGCATATACCACTGCTGTATATTTGCACCGCTGACCGGAAAACCGGTGCACAACCCACGTCTGGAGGCAGATTATATGACAATAAAAGAAGCCCTTGATGACTTTGACTTTAAAGACGGCGACACCATAACCGTCGATTCATCATATACCGGCACAAAGGAGAATATCAATATTTACAAAGAGGTAAAACTGAAGTCTTCATCCGGAAAAGCAGCCTCGGCAACCATTACAGCCGAAGACCCATATGAACCGGCAGTAAAGGTATATTCAGACAATGTTGAAATTGACGGTTTTGTTATCTCAGGGGCATCATCATCATACGGGTTAAGGATTGAAGGTTGTGAACTCGTTAAGGTCTCCAACTGTAAAATAACCGGAAACTCTGTCGGAGCCTCCCTGGCCAAATCAGAAATAGGAACCCCTGAAAAGTCTGAGTTCTGCACAATATCATACTCCGAATTCTCCGGAAATACAAACTGTGGTGTATATATCAACGATTCGGACGAGAACAATCTCTTAGACTGTGAGATTAAAGATCCCGTCGGCGTTGCTATTGAAAACAGTATATCAAGCCTGGTTTCCGACTGTACCTTCTCCGGAAATTCAGAATATGGTATTGTTGTTCAGCATGGCGGTTCTGTAAACGAAATTATGTCGTGTGAGTTCACAGACCAGGAGAACGGCATCTATATCGCCGGCACTGATCAGAACACCTTTACAGGATTAACCTTCAAAAACACGGCAGACACAGTAATTGCTGCCGATGATTCGGACAGGAATACATTTTCAGAGATATCTTCAGATTCATTTGCCCGGGGATTATATCTTAAGGATTCAAACCTGAACAGTTTTACAGACTGTGAATTCAAAGGAAATTATGACGGTTTTGTCACAGGGTACGAAATCTATGCATCAGAGAGCAACAAAATAGAAGACTGTAATATTCATGATATTGCGTCCGTAGGATATTCCATTGACGGTATTAAGATCTACGGTGATTCAGACAGTAATTTAATATCAAACACAAGTATTTCCGGTTTTGAATCCTCAAAATGTACAGGCATAACACTTACATCAGGAAGTGGCAATACAATAGAAAATGTAACTGTATCCGGTCTGAGTGCTGCATATGACGGTGCATACGGACTGAAGCTCACATCCGGACCAAATACTGTTAAAAATTCCGGATTTTCAGGCATTTATGCCACAAACAATTCATATGGCTGGATACTGGGAGGGGACTATGGCAATACCCTGAAAAATTCATACCTCAACGGTGTAACGTCTCCGAATAGCTCGGCCGGAATTTCGGCTGAGAACTTCGGTTACACAAACAGCCTCTCAGGGATTACATTTGCCGGAGATAATGCCACAACATTTTCAATGAAAGGAAAGGGCAATATGACATTCGGGTGGGTACTGACCCCGCCGCCTGACGGTGATGACCTGATAAATATCGGCCATTACCTCGA
The sequence above is a segment of the Methanoplanus limicola DSM 2279 genome. Coding sequences within it:
- a CDS encoding right-handed parallel beta-helix repeat-containing protein, with protein sequence MRIGVYLIVILLFTAAFAGAASAIGVIYVGYDKADISWSQYVGDDFGKYRIYADSSPVATIYEQSETTCRAEGLTTDWVYTFEVESYDDKDNLKSTDSKDIHTGQVQGTLRLGDDNWDGIDVNLTGDIDLYGHELYIRNSKVFSGPTGNSIYYPEIIKGQGDLTVMDSSFTNVTFDVTLNDSFLSGMSANQDIKFRCSEKTFTNITSEGTYNNKPVSLWVIGDSNTFHDCGGFIKVEGDNNRLEDNNCKIIQVSGESPVITGNTVSNSDYDDYSGIYTGNGNNSVITKNTISGIKGTGIELYTDKNPLIVDNVISDCRDRGIYISSPYLEEIINLTLINNTVSRTGLQGFWGWDPIMGGELSHNSFLNTGNVGIQADGIGLLVNENRFFNCSYAGMTINAVSSEFNGNYADDSTMGIYDNGWWGTAGYNTVKDNIITNGPEGYTALDLVSDNSTVINNTVSWCDYGAECEGYNITVTDNTFINNEVYGLSLDRLNMSNVSKNEFINNSRKNPDASVHHTYCSNVTFSDNTIDKGYRGIYVEYSGNGNIIERNTILNTTGIAVSKSKEGEYPLYRGLSDLVIRDNDIKGTLEADRTGMSVGLVDGVTVTDNQISSIGKGITLQNVNKTTIRNNNITKATVSGIQFNYHYSEDYGGCYLNEISGNSIESKNTGIEIFAKNTTVTSNTVTGYTQRGISLTMGVGTNISSNILKKNTSYNPWDLYIETEEGLFQGTLTLDSNTIGVSNPTNLTFSNISDRFAVMSVEDPPEPPKPPEYNTTRTSIGKWAQVYNLSTELELDIEFHYTDEDIEGYNESSLWVWKHNGTVWDEGATDDWESWDKNHWLDTDRNIVGVSIYHCCIFAPLTGKPVHNPRLEADYMTIKEALDDFDFKDGDTITVDSSYTGTKENINIYKEVKLKSSSGKAASATITAEDPYEPAVKVYSDNVEIDGFVISGASSSYGLRIEGCELVKVSNCKITGNSVGASLAKSEIGTPEKSEFCTISYSEFSGNTNCGVYINDSDENNLLDCEIKDPVGVAIENSISSLVSDCTFSGNSEYGIVVQHGGSVNEIMSCEFTDQENGIYIAGTDQNTFTGLTFKNTADTVIAADDSDRNTFSEISSDSFARGLYLKDSNLNSFTDCEFKGNYDGFVTGYEIYASESNKIEDCNIHDIASVGYSIDGIKIYGDSDSNLISNTSISGFESSKCTGITLTSGSGNTIENVTVSGLSAAYDGAYGLKLTSGPNTVKNSGFSGIYATNNSYGWILGGDYGNTLKNSYLNGVTSPNSSAGISAENFGYTNSLSGITFAGDNATTFSMKGKGNMTFGWVLTPPPDGDDLINIGHYLDINGNSGSELSLEVNYSAGDLGTKDPNLLSMWQYKGGSWAELPSPNGVDTAAMYTYAYNISEFSVFAPMWNGYIPDPVANFTASPLEGAAVRQVNFTDLSTESPHTWAWDFGDGSTSSEQNPVHNYTVNGTYTASLTVTNDGGSDTMTKTDYITIYKKGDFNANGFVDIGDVSKVAYMVAGLTPVDMAADFNGNGEVDTGDAAKIAWYFVGKESEL
- a CDS encoding amino acid permease; translation: MPESSNKYRLGFFTFAMITASIMISLRSLPSQAVTGMNILFYFAITTAGFLLPMTLVLKMFGCAFPVEGGLYAWVKESFGERWGFTAIFIQWMHLIIVSVLLLSFISGAIAYLFSPELSENKLYILAVSLIFFWSATLISMRGLKVSAKISTFCVISGVFIPALVIISMAVLHLATGHLPQTDLSFTYDNIVPDLSSLAALSMIAAFVNPFFGIEASAAHLGDLKNAAKNYLPTLVIGGLFCVLINILCSLSIATVIPAGNISFVNGLLQALEMLFNEMNAGWILLVVILLIMFGTIGEINSWILAPARGLTLTARRGTLPPFMQYINDNEIPAHTLIVQAVIVTVFCLIFALIPGVNSAYWVMLSLLTHIYLAAYLILMASAIMSRKRLFEANNYHTRAKKVLFGIAVILGIITILFMETVTFFNPENISSGYELIYAASMFSGMIVIISVPLLIYSVRKPEWKVEDTDITGNDSVN